The stretch of DNA CACATGAAGGTTCTGGTGCCCTCTGGAGCCCTGGTCTTTGAAAAGCGTGCAAAGGATTCATCTCGCTGTGAACTGCAAACTGTAAACTTCTCAGCAGGCCTTTTCCACCCCTGCTTTTGACAAATGCTTCAGGGCACCCGGCTCACCCCATACAGGTCACAAATCAGGTCGATGAACACGGGAAGCAGGGCAGGGTCAAACTGTTTGCCTGCAAGCTTTTCCATGTGCACCAGCGTGGTCGGGATGCTCCAGGCTTCTTTGTAGGGCCGCTCGGTGGTGAGGGCATCGAAGACATCCACAATGGTGAAAATGCGGGCCAGGAGCGAGGTCTGCTCTGCCAGCAACTGGTCTGGGTAACCCGATCCATCCCACCACTCATGGTGGCTGCGCACCACATCGCGGGTGGCTTCTGGCAGGAGGGGCATTTGCATGCAGATTTCCGCGCCAATCAGGGTGTGTTCCTGAATCTTGAGGCGCTCTTCCGGGGTCAGTTTGCCGGGTTTCAGCAAAATGGAATCTGGAATGCCAATTTTCCCCACATCGTGCAAATATGCGCCCCAGCGCAGGAAGGTGCGGTCCTCTTCTGGCAGGCCCAACCGCAGGGCAAAGCGTTCACACAGATCCACCACCCGATCTGTATGGCCTTTGGTTTCAAAATCCCGGTATTCCAGGGCCAGACCCAGCGTACGCAGGGTGGCTTCCCGCGTGGACTCCACCTGTTCCAGATAGGTGCGGCGTTCAAATGCATTTTGCAGGCGGCCCAGAATGAAGCGCACCACCTGAACTTCATTGCGGCTGGCTTCCCGGTGTTCTGAGAGGGTGCACAGCACCATCACCCCCATCACTTTCTGCTGCACCTGCACGGGGGCCAGCAGGACGCTTTTCAGGCCCAGTTGATGAAGGTCAGGGCTGGGATTGACCACCTGCTGAAAATCCGGGATGTCCAGCACCTCACGGGCCATCACCGAACGGGGCAGGCGCTCAAAGTCCTGCAAATTGACATTCATCAAGAGGGTCGGATCAAAAGGCAGCGGAACGGCATGCCTGTAAGCCTGCAACTGCCAGCCGTGGGCCAGCCGTTCATAGTAAGCAAACAAATCATAACCGGTGAGCTGAATCAGGGTTTCCAGGGCGGTTTCTGCCACCTCACTGGGCTGGATCAGGGTTTCGATTTTTGCAGAGAGCTCACTGAGCAGCTTGTAACGCTGTGCCCGCTCCTGCACCTGCCATTCCAGCATGTAGCGCTGCATCAGGAGGGCTGCCCGGTCTGCAAAAGACTCAGCAATGCGCACCGATTCGGAGGTGAAGGCCTCTTCGGAATCGAAGTTTTCCAGGTTTAAAATGGCCGCCAGTTTCTGGTGCACCCTCACCTGGGTGGAAAGGCTGACCTGAATCTCATCGATGCGTCCAGAACTTCGCAGGATGCTTTCGATTTCGGGGTCCAGGCGGCCTGCATTGAATTCCCGAAACCTCAGCAGGCGGCTTGCCCGTGGGACTTCATTTTCTGCTCCGATCACCTGGTGGGGAGCAAAACGGATGCGTTGCAAGCCAGGAAGATCGTAACCCTGGGCAGCTTTGAAGGTGTAATGCCCATCCGGATCCACCCCGATCAGGCTTCCGGCCTGGGCACCAGGCACCAGGTGCACGGCACATTCCACCAGGGTGCTGTAAAAATCTTCGGTGCCGTTCTGCAGCAGTTGCAGGTTCAGGTTGTTGAGTTCCTGGTTGATGGCGTCGTTCAGCTCCAGGTGTTGCTGGTGCAGCATCAACAAACGCTGGTACAGCTGGGGGGTGAAGCCCTCGAAATGCTCCAGTGGAAGCTCCAAGCTTAAACAACTTGCTTGTGCAGCACTGTCTCCGAGGATTATGGTGGGACACAGCGGGAAAACTGAACGGGCTTGCTGAATCACCTGGGGAGATGCTTGCAGATCCACCATCAGCAGGTGTATTTTTTCAGACGGGACCACCTCCAGCCCGCTCTGCCAGATCAACTGGATGTCTGTGGGCATCCACTGGGGAGGCGAAGCAGGGCTGACCAGCAGGATTGTAAAAACATTTTGCTTCATGGTCCTCCTGCCAATGTGCCTTGAGAACAGCTTTCTGATGTGACGGGCATTGAACCTGCCTGTACAGACATGAAGCCTCTTAAAGGTATATTATGCTATTTGCGGCATCTGCCGTGTGATTTTTTGAGGTGCACAATGTTCATCACCGACAAACCGAGAGTTGGCGTTTTTATCGACACCCAGAACCTGTACCACTCTGCACGGGACTACTACGAGAGGACCGTCAATTTTGAAAGGGTCCTGGAATATGCCTTACAGGGCAGGCATCTGGTGCGGGCCATCAGTTATGTGGTGGAAAAAGAAGGAGACACCAGCGCCTGGCCTTTCATCTACAAACTCAGCACGCTGGGCTACAAGGTCAGGCGCATGACCCTGCAGTACCACCACACCACCGAACAGGGCAAAGTGATCTGGGAAGGCAACTGGGACATGGGCATCGTGGCAGACATGATGCGCCTGATCGACAGCCTGGACGTGATTGTGCTGGGCAGCGGAGACGGAGACTTCGCAGATGTGCTGGAGGTCTTCATGGAGCGAGGAAAACGGGTCGAGGTGATTGCCTTCAAGGAAACCACCGCCCAGAAACTCATCGACTGTGTGGACAAATTCACCCATCTGGTGGACATTGACCATGGCCTGATGCCCATCAAGGGCAACAAGAACAGTCCTGCCACCCAGGTCTGAGCTTTTTCAAACCATGCGCAGTTGCCAGACTGCGCACTTTTCATGGAGCGACCACAATGAACCTGCTGGACTTTGAACTTCCCGACCACCTGATTGCCCAGACGGGCACAGAGCCGCGGGACCACAGCCGCCTGATGGTGGTGTCCCCTGAAGGCCCCGAGCACCGCATTTTCAAGGATCTGCTGGAATACCTGCAGCCTGGAGACGTGATGGTTTTCAACGAGTCGCGGGTGATTCCGGCACGCCTGTATGCCCGCAAAGCCTCTGGAGGCACCATCGAGGTGCTCTTGCTGAGGGAAAAAGAACACAAGGTGTGGAGTGCCTACCTGAAACCTGCCCGCAAGGCCAACAGCACCCTGTATTTTGGCGACGGCACCCTCACTGCAGAGGTGACAGGCACGCTGGAAGATGGAGCACGCCTGCTGACCTTCAATGAGGACATCAAACCTCACCTGCATGCACTGGGCACCTTGCCCCTGCCTCCCTACATCCAGAATACGGTGGCAGGAGAGCGCTACCAGACGGTGTATTCCCGCACCGAAGGCAGTGTGGCTGCACCCACCGCAGGGCTGCACTTCACTCCAGAACTGCTGTCCCGCATTGACGCCATGGGTGTGGAACGTCACCACCTGACCCTGCATGTGGGCGCAGGCACCTTCAAACCCATTTCTGGCAGCATCCATGAGCATGTGATGCACGAGGAACAGTTCGTGATCTTCGAGGAGACGGCTGCCGCCATCAACCGGGCCAGAAAAGAAGGCCGCAGGGTCATCGCCGTGGGAACCACCACCGTCAGGGCGCTGGAAAGTGCCGTGCAGAATGGTGAAGTGCAGGCTGGAGCAGGGGAGACCCGCATCTTCATTCACCCCCCCTACACCTTTCAGGTGCCGGATCTGCTGATCACCAATTTCCACCTTCCCCATTCCACACTGCTGCTGCTGGTGGGTGCTTTTGCTGGTGAAAAGCAGATTGCAGAGGCTTACCAGACGGCCATTGCAGAAAGCTACCGGTTTTACAGCCTGGGAGATGCCATGTTGCTGTACGGCAACAGCGATTCCGGTTCAGCTTTGTAAACGTTTCAGTGTGTCAAGTAGAGAAAAAGTTTCAAAATGCTCCTGGCACCTGTCCCACCCAGAAAAAAATAAGCAAAAACCACTAGAGAAAAATTTTGGAGTCGGGTTATACTTTCGCCATGAACGACAACCCATTGCTCAGCCTCGGGTTTGACCTGCCCTTTGAGGACATCAAACCTGAGCATTTTGAAGCCGCCATCGATGTGCAGATCCAGCAGGCCGAACAGGAACTGAAAGACCTGCTGGAGGTGCAGGGTGAACGCACCTACCTGAACACCCTGAAGGCCTATGACCGCCTGGCAGAACCCCTCACCCGCAGCTACATCCTGCTTTTGCACCTCAACTCAGTGGTGACCGGGCCAGAAGTGCGGGCCACCCTGCAGGCCGTGCAGCCCAAAGTCACCAGCTTTTTCACCCGGTTTTCGCTCTCACAGCCGCTCTATCAGGCCCTTAAAGATTATGCCGCCACTCCAGATGCCCAGTTCCTGACCGGAGCCAAGCGCCGCCTGCTGGAACTGGCCCTGGATGACTTCCGCAGAAGTGGTGCAGATTTGCCTGCAGAGAAAAAGCAGCGCATGGAAGAAATCAACATGCGCCTCTCTGAGATCTGCACCCAATTCAGCCAGAATGTGGTGGATTCCACCGCTGAATTTGAGCACCTGATCGAAGACGAAAGCAAACTTGCCGGTCTTCCTGCAAGTGCAAGGGCTGCTGCAAGGCAGAATGCCGAATCCAAAGGCAAACCTGGCTGGCGCTTCACCCTGCAACAGCCCAGCTACCTTCCGGTGATCTTCTACCTGGACGATCCTGAAATTCGCAAAGCCATGTACACCGCCTACAACCAGCGGGGCAGTGAAGACCCTTACAACAACGAACCCCTGATCAACGAAATTCTGGCCCTCAGAAAAGAAAAAGCAGAATTGCTGGGCTACCAGGACTTTGCAGATCTGGTGCTGGAAGACCGCATGGCCAAAAATGGAGCACGCGCCCTGCAGTTCGAGCAGGACATGACCCTCAAGATCCGTCCCTTTTTCGAGCGGGAAAACGCCGAACTGATGGAATACCGCCGTGCGCTGGAAGGGGAGGATGCCCCGGAACTCGAACCCTGGGATGTCAGCTATTATGCTGAAAAACTCCGCAAAGCCAGCTATGACTTTGATGAGGAAGCCCTCAAACCCTACTTCGCAGTGGACCGGGTGATGGCAGGCCTCTTTGAAATCACCCGCAGGGTGTACGGGGTCACCATTCAGGAAGTCAAGGGCGTGCAGGTGTGGCACCCAGAAGTCAAAACCTACGAGATTTACAATGAAGCTGGACAGCTGCTGGCCCGCTTCTTTGCAGACTGGTTCCCCCGTGAAAGCAAACGCAGCGGAGCCTGGATGAACAGCTTCATGACCGGAGACCGCGATGGGGCTTTTGAACCCCACCTGTGCCTGATGTGCGGAAACCTCACCCCTCCTGTAGGGGACGAACCTGCCCTGCTGACCCACAGCGATGTGGAAACCATCTTCCATGAATGGGGACACCTGATTCACCATGCCCTCAGCGATGTGGAAGTGAAGAAACTGGCGGGCACCAACGTGGCCTGGGACTTTGTGGAGCTTCCCTCCCAGATCATGGAAAACTGGGCCTGGGAACGGGAGGCCCTGGACCTCTTTGCGCACCACCACCAGACCGGAGAAACCATCCCCGATGAACTCTTTGAAAAAATGGTGGCCGCCCGCAACTTCCGTGCCGCCAGTGTGGCCATGCGCCAGCTTTCTCTGGGCACCACGGACCTGATGCTGCACATGAAATACAACCCTGAGGCGGACGGCAGTGTGCTGGATTACAGCCGCAACCTGCTGGGTCAATTCATGGCGGTCAAACCCGGAGCAGAATTCAAGATGATCACCGCCTTCACCCACCTGTTTGCTTCCCCAGTGGGATATGGAGCAGGCTACTACTCCTACAAGTGGGCAGAGGTGCTGGATGCAGATGCGTTCAGCCGCTTCCGCGAAGAAGGCATCTTCAACCGGGCCACCGGGCAGGACTTCCTGGACAAGATCCTCTCCAGAGGGGCCAGCGAAGACCCGGCCAAACTCTTCCGGGACTTCATGGGCCGTGACCCCAACCCCGATGCACTGCTGGAACGTTCAGGTCTGCTGGTCTGATTTCTGGTGGGATTTGGAAGTGCACGAGAGAGGCTGCAAAGCCTCTCTTTTCTGTTGCTGCAAGTTCATGCCACTTGTGAAAGACCCCCACAAGCAGCCTGATTTCAGGTGGGTGGTGTACCTTTTTCAGAAAAGACCTTTAAAATGGGAGGGTGACCAGACTGCAAATTGCACCAAGCATCCTCTCTGCTGATTTCTCACGGCTGGGCCTGGACCTTCAGGAAGCTGAAACTGCCGGATCCACGTGGGTGCACATCGATGTGATGGATGGCCAGTTCGTCCCCAACATCACCATCGGCCCCCTCATCGTAGAAGCAGTAAAACGCTCATGCAACCTGTACCGGGACGTGCACCTGATGGTGGACCGACCCGAACGTTACATTGCAGACTTCGTGCAGGCCGGAGCCCAGAACATCACTGTGCATGCCGAAGCCACCCCCCACCTGCACCGCGCTGTGCACCTGATCAGGGAACTGGGCGCACAGGCTGGAGTGGCCCTCAATCCTGGAACCCCCCTGGAAATGATCCGTCCCTTGCTTCCAGATCTGGACCTGGCCTTGATCATGACCGTCAACCCCGGTTTTGGAGGGCAGAAATTCATCCCTGCTGCTCTGGAACGCATCAGAACCCTGCGAAGCTGGCTGGATGAAGTGAACCCCACCTGTCACCTGGAAGTGGATGGTGGGGTCAACCTGCAGACCGTGGAAAGTGTGGTGCGTGCCGGAGCCAACATCCTGGTGGCAGGCAGTGCAGTCTTCAATCCCGGCGGCATTGCCCGCAACTTCAAGGCCCTCACGGAGGCTGCATGCGCCTGCGTGTAGACCTTCTGCCCCACGGTGAGTATTCCGACACCGTGATCGTGGTGGATGTGCTGAGGGCCACCACCACCGCCACGGTGTTTCTGGAGCACCATGCAGACCGCCTGCTGTTTTCGGGCAGCATTGAAGAGTCGCTGGGCATGAAAGCAGAGAACACCATCATTGCCGGAGAGCGTGGCGGTCTGGCGGTGGCCGGATTTGACCTGGGGAACAGCCCCATTGAAGCTGGTGCAGGCTCATATGCAGGCAAAACCGTGGTGATGAACACCACCAACGGCACCTACGCTGCCCGTGTCGCATCTGCAAGCGCCAAGCACGTTTTGCTGGGAGCCCTGCGCAACGCCCACGCAGCCGCACGCAAGGCCAAAGGTCTGGCCGTCGAAGAGATTGCCATTGTGTGCTCTGGAGAACGGGGCCGGGCCTCTCTGGACGACACCTACACAGCCGGGGTGCTCTGCGAGTACCTGCTGGCCATGGGAGAATTCACCCTCAACGACGGTGCCCGCATTGCCCTCACCCTGCGCAGGCAGGTGGGAGACCCCATCGAACCCCTGTCCAGCAGCTCTGGAGGCATGAGCCTGGAAAGCAAGGGCCTGGGGGAAGACATCCGTTTCTGTGCCCGCATCAGTGAAAGCACCATCGTGCCCACCCTGCAAAGCACCCAGGACGGACAGGTGATCTTTGTTTCCAGCTGAGCTGCCCTTCAACGGACCATCAGCACCTGACAGCCAGCTGATTTTTCCATGACCTGCCGCTGATACAAAAGATTCGTGAGAGTCTTTCGTTCCAGCGTTCTGTTCATGGGCACCACCAACACCACCCGCACCCAGATGGCCGAGGCCCTGCTGAGACACCATGCAGGAGACCGCTTCGAGGTGTACAGTGCGGGTCTGGAAGCAGGCCAGATTCATCCTTACACCCGCCTTGTGCTGCAAGAACTGGGCATCCGCATGGATGGCCAGCGTCCCAAACGCCTTAAAGATTATCTGGGGATCACCTACAATTACCTGATCACCCTCACCGAAGAAAACGAAGATGCTCCCATCTTCCCCGGTGTGAGCACCCGTCTGGACTGGACCACTTCCAGACCCCAGCCTGCAACCAGCAGTGAAGAAGATGTGCTCAATGCCTACCGGGTGGTGCGCAACCAGCTGGATGTGCAGATCCACACCTTCCTGATGGAATACGATTTGTTCAAACTGGGCGCAAAAGCTTTGCTGTAAAGCGCTTTTCAGATGCAGGCTGGAAGCGCTTTGCTGAGAAGTTTACAGTTCACAGTTTTCAGTTCACTGCAAGAGAAAGTGTTTGCAGGAACCGCGGGGAAAACTTTCCTGAAGTCACTTCACCCGCAGCTTCAGGCGTTCTTCCACAGCCAGTCTGTCCACCCGTTCGTTGAACTCATGCCCGGAGTGGCCTTTGACCCACACGAACTTCAGGTCATGCACTTTTGCCAGGGCAATCAGTTCTTCCCACAAATCCTGGTTCTTCACGGGTTCTTTGCTGGCGGTTTTCCAGCCGTTTCTCTGCCAGTTCAGCACCCATTTCTGGGTGAAGGCATTGCGCAAATACTGGCTGTCGGTCACCACCATCACCACACAGGGCCGCTTCAGTGCCTTCAGCCCTTCCAGCAGACCGGTCAATTCCATGCGGTTGTTGGTGGTCTCAGAGGCATTTCCTTTGAGTTCCATTTCTTTTGACCCATAACTCAGGATGCAGGCCCACCCGCCATGACCGGCCTGGGTGTCACAGGCCCCATCGCAATACAAATACACATGCTCACCAGTTGGGGGCTTTTCGGGGCGGATGCAGGAAAGAACGGGAACGGTCATTTTGGGCATTTTACTATAGGCCGAGAGCCAATGGCCAAGGGCAGAGGGCAAGTTTAAAAAGCTTTTGCAGCAGCAGCTGGTTTTTGACAGCCAGCTTTCACTAAAGCACTTTGGGCTATCGGCCCTCGTCAAAAAACCAACAAAAAAGGACGGGAGAAATCCCGTCCCATGCAAACCCTTAAATTTAGAGTTCGTCTTTGAGGGTGGTGGCCACTTTGAAGCGGATCTTCTTCCCGGAGGGAATGGTGATGCGCTCTTTGGTGCCGGGACGCACGCCCTGACGCTCTTTGGTGCTGGTCACAGACAGGGTGCCCAGACCGGGCAGGCCCACGCTCTTGCCCTCTTTGAGGGAGTCAACGATTGCGTCCAGAACGACGGAAATGGCTTCTCCGGCATCTTTTTTGCTGAGTTTGGTCTTGCTGGCGACGATGTCGATCAGTTGGGTTTTGGCGATTTTTTCGGCCATGAGATGTACTCCTTGACGTAATGTCCAGCGTTTGAGGCTGCGGGCTCAAGATAGCACATAATTTGAATTTGCGCTATGGGTGGTCAAAAAACCGATTTCGTGTAAAAATGGTTGGCAACTTTTACACTTCACAAGGCAAAGACCGTGTTCAGAACAGGGTTTTTCTGAAACTGCTTGAAAATGACATTTTCAAGCAGTGTGCTGGACGGGATTTTTTTGATTAAGGTGCAGAGGGGAACTTTTTTCAGCAGCTTTCCGTATCCTGATGCATGAGTGACTTTTTGAAACCCAGCAACCTCGACGCCCCCCAGGGTGTCTTCAGCAAAGAAGAACAGACTTACGCCATCATTCAACACCTTTCTGCACTGGCAGGACTCCTGATTCCCACCAGTTTTGGAAATGTCATTGGTGCGCTGGTGGCCTGGCTGGTCTTCCGGGACCGTTCCTCCAACCTCAATGAGCAGGGCAAAGAAGTGCTGAACTACCAGATCTCCGTGACCCTGTACCTGTGGGCTGCGGGCATCATTGCCACTGTGCTGGGCTTTGTGACCTTCGGTCTGGGCTTCCTGCTGACCGTTCCTGCCATGGGCATCCTGTGGGTGCTGTCCCTGATCCCCAGCTTCATTGGTGTGAGTGAAGCCAGCAAGGGCAATTTTTACCGTTACCCCTACACCATCCGTCTGCTTTAAGAAGTTCACAGTAGACAGTTCACAGCAAGCAAACCCTGACCCGACAGAACTTCTGTCGGGTTTTTGCTGGTTTCACCAGAAGAAGGAGATTCGTTTTTTGCTGTTTGCCCTCTGTCCTTCTTGACCCCAATACGCGCCTTCTTGCCTCTTAAAGCGTGCCTCCGGGACCCCCGATCAAAACTGAGGCGCTCAAATGCGGCTTGATCAGCGCTGGGTCACTCGGCTCTCGGCATCTCCTCAATGCTTTCTGCCCCTGGTTTCTGTTCCCCCAATCCCACAGAACCTTTCTTGCCCCTCTGCTACACTGGACCTGAATGTCAAAGAAACCCACCGATTCGCAACACGAGAAATACCGCAGCAAAGAGAGAAAACCACAGACCAACCGCAAGGCCACCGAGCAGACCGATTCTGGATTTGCAGATCCTGCTCTGGCTTACCTGCACAAGAAGCGTCTGTTCACTGAACTCCTTTATGAACACTACAGTGGAAAAGAAGCCACCATTTACGTGCTGGACAGTGCAGACGGATTGCTGGCCGCCAAGATCTACACCGATGCCCGCATTCGCAGTTTCCAGCGGGATGAGCTGTACCAGGAAGGCCGTTTCATCACCAACAACAAGGCCAAGAAGGCCATGATGACGGCCCGCAAATTTGGCATCACTTCTGATCAGGCACAGTGGGTAAGCAGTGAATTTCAGTTCCTCTCAGACCTTTTTGTGGCAGGTTTGCCTGTTCCTGAGCCCATCGAGGTGGCCGGAAAGGTGCTGATCATGCGTTTCATCGGAGACCATGATGCACCTGCGCCCCGCATGAGTGATGTGCGCATGGAGTGGAAAGAAGGGGCGGCGTTTTTTCAGCAGGCCCTGGATCTTTATGCACGCATGCTCAAACTGGGGTACATCCATGGAGATTATTCTGCATACAACATGCTGATTTTTGAAGACCAGCTGGTCCTGATTGATTTTCCCCAGACCATCAAGTGGCGCGAGCATCCCAAGCCCATCAAGGTGATGGAGCAGGACATGCGGGGCCTCACCATGAGTTTCAGCAAGTACACCAAATGCACGCCAGAGGAGGCCCTGCAAGAGGTCATCAAACGGTCTGGCATTTCTGAAGGGGAACTCCGGGCCTGAGCCCAGACAGGACCATCAGAGGGTATAAAATGTTCTCTGATGAACCTGCTTGCCGTTTTTGCACACCCTGACGATGAACTCTGGTGCGTGGGCACCCTCAAGAAACATCTGGAGCGCGGAGACCGGGTGATGCTGGTCTGGACCACCCTGGGAGAAATGGCCAGCCAGTACGCAGACAAAACCCACGAGGAAGTGCGGGAAATTCGCCAGCAACACGGGGCTTTTGTGGCCGGGGAGATTGGCTGTGAGTACCGCTTTCTGGACATGGGGGATTCCCGCATGACCGGGGGGCGCGAGGAGGCTTTGCAACTGGCTCGCCTGTACTCGGAGTTCCAGCCCGATTCCGTGATCACCTGGGACGATTTCAGCCCGCACCCCGACCACCGCATGACGGCCAGAATTGCTTTTGATGCCCTGACCCTCACGCGCATTCCCAAGATCATCAATGAAGGCCTCACGGACATCCTGGAAGCCCACCGCAAGGCCATCAAGTTCTACCAGTATTACACCCAGCATGCGACCTTCCCGGCGGTGCATGTGGAGGTCACAGGGCAGATGGAAACCAAGCTGAAACTGTTTTCTTTTTACCGGGACTTCTACCAGTGGCCTTATTCCAGCCAGGAATTCGAGGCAGAATTCAGGCGTTGCGGTCAGGAATCAGATGTCAAATTCGCCGAGAAATTCACGCTGCGCCGGGTTTACGCTCCAGCCCATGATTTTTTAAGATGATCCCATGACCATGCGCATCCGTGCCCGTTCGGCCAGTGCTGGAACGGGAAAGACCACCTCTCTGGTGCGGGAGGTGCTGCTCAGTTTGCCCCAGACCCCCCTTCGGCGCACGGCCATAGTGACCTTCACCCGTTCCGGGGCGGCAGATTTGCGCCTCCGTCTGGAACTGGCCCTGCGTGAGATGATCGAGAAAGGCCGTTACCTGGATCTGGTGTCCAGAGACAAGCGGCTGTATTTAGAGGCCCTCTCTGAATTGCGTGGGGCCACCATCACCACCCTGCACGGCTTTTTCAGAACGCTTCTGAGGCTCAATGCGCCCAGTCTGGGCCTGGACCCGGATTTTGCGGCCCAGGATGAACTGGAAAGCCACCTGCTCTTTCAGGAAGCCTGTTTTGAGGTGATTGCAGAGGCGGTGTCCATCCCCATGTCCTCCGGTGTGTCTCTGGTGGCTCAGTGGGGCACCGATGAAACCCTCAAAACCCTGCTGGAACTGCGCAGGCAGCGGGCCTACTCGCCCTTTCAGGCTTATGGCAACCTGGAAAAAGAGCTGCTGGAACTCTATCAGGAGGCGGCCAAACGCACCCGTGAACGGCAGGCGGGGCGGGTTCTGGACCCGGACGATGTGGAGGAGTGGTCCCTCAGGCTAACGCAGTCTCCAGACATGCTCTCACGGGTGCATGAGCGTTTCCGGCGGGTGTTCATCGATGAGTTTCAGGATGTCAGCCCCTTGCAGGCCCGCATTGTTCACGCTTTGCAGATTCCGCTGGTGGATCTGGTGGGAGATGCCAAGCAGAGCATTTATGCCTTTCGCAATGCAGACGTGAATGCGTTTCTGGAGCTGTACCAGTCTGCAGAGCAACTGGCCCCCCTGACCACCACCTACCGCCATCCTCCCACCCTGGCCCGCATTTTCACCGAGGTGGCAGAGCGCTTTTTTCCAGAGTTTGAAGAACTGGGGCTTCCTGCACGGGTGACCTCTGCCCACACCGAGGACCTTTCCACCCCAATTGAATTCCGCCTGACCCAGGCCGATACCATTGCTGCAGCCCGCAAGCAGGAAGCTGAGGACCTGGCTTTGCGTTTAAGGCGGGTTTATGCCAGAGGCACCAGATGGGAAGACATGGTGGTGCTGATCCGGCGCAGAACCAGCCTGAGGTATCTGGAACCCGCCCTGAAACTGCATGGGATTCCTTTTGTGCTGGGACGGGGCCGCAATTACTACGCCCGCCCCGAGATTCTGGATGCCAGTTTGCTTTTGCGCATCCGTGCCGAGTACCATCCCACCTTGCTGGATCTGGCCCGTCTGGGTCAGGTGCCGCCCCTCAATGTTCCTGCCCCCACCCCTTCGGACACCGTGGACAGCTACCTTTCCCGGCATCCAGAGCTGCTGGAACTTCTGGAAGGCATCCGTGCCGCTCCCAGACAGCCGGTGGCCTTCTTGCGCTGGGCACTGGGGGTTTTTCCCATCGATGTGTCTTCCCCGGAGGCCAGAAGCAATCTGGAGGGCTTGCTGCGGGACCTCACCGAAAGGGGCTTTGAGGACGCGGCCAAAGCTGCACGTTTTCTGCGTCTGGCTGCAGAAGGGGGCAATGACCCGGATGAGCCGGTCAGTGGTTCAGGGGCGGTCAAAATCATGACGGTGCACGCGGCCAAAGGGCTGGAGTTTCCCATCACGGTGCTCTTTGACCTCTCAGATGACCCCAGAGAGCGTTCTGGTCGGGTGCTGGTGGATCCCCATTCCAGCGAGGTGATTTTAAAAGACACCCCCGAATTTGAACGCATCCAGCAGCACTGGCAGCGCAGGCGCGAAGGAGAAGACCTGCGCCTGCTTTATGTGGCCCTCACCCGTGCCCAGAAGTACCTGATCCTCACCGGATCGGTGGGGGGGACCGGGCAAACCCAGGGCTGGCTCTTGCAATTGTCTTTTTTGCATGACCAGAAACGCAGTGATGTGCGGGTGATCCACACCGAGAAAACCAACCCCATTCAGGAAGTGGAAGT from Deinococcus roseus encodes:
- a CDS encoding HD domain-containing phosphohydrolase, translated to MKQNVFTILLVSPASPPQWMPTDIQLIWQSGLEVVPSEKIHLLMVDLQASPQVIQQARSVFPLCPTIILGDSAAQASCLSLELPLEHFEGFTPQLYQRLLMLHQQHLELNDAINQELNNLNLQLLQNGTEDFYSTLVECAVHLVPGAQAGSLIGVDPDGHYTFKAAQGYDLPGLQRIRFAPHQVIGAENEVPRASRLLRFREFNAGRLDPEIESILRSSGRIDEIQVSLSTQVRVHQKLAAILNLENFDSEEAFTSESVRIAESFADRAALLMQRYMLEWQVQERAQRYKLLSELSAKIETLIQPSEVAETALETLIQLTGYDLFAYYERLAHGWQLQAYRHAVPLPFDPTLLMNVNLQDFERLPRSVMAREVLDIPDFQQVVNPSPDLHQLGLKSVLLAPVQVQQKVMGVMVLCTLSEHREASRNEVQVVRFILGRLQNAFERRTYLEQVESTREATLRTLGLALEYRDFETKGHTDRVVDLCERFALRLGLPEEDRTFLRWGAYLHDVGKIGIPDSILLKPGKLTPEERLKIQEHTLIGAEICMQMPLLPEATRDVVRSHHEWWDGSGYPDQLLAEQTSLLARIFTIVDVFDALTTERPYKEAWSIPTTLVHMEKLAGKQFDPALLPVFIDLICDLYGVSRVP
- a CDS encoding LabA-like NYN domain-containing protein, with amino-acid sequence MFITDKPRVGVFIDTQNLYHSARDYYERTVNFERVLEYALQGRHLVRAISYVVEKEGDTSAWPFIYKLSTLGYKVRRMTLQYHHTTEQGKVIWEGNWDMGIVADMMRLIDSLDVIVLGSGDGDFADVLEVFMERGKRVEVIAFKETTAQKLIDCVDKFTHLVDIDHGLMPIKGNKNSPATQV
- the queA gene encoding tRNA preQ1(34) S-adenosylmethionine ribosyltransferase-isomerase QueA; its protein translation is MNLLDFELPDHLIAQTGTEPRDHSRLMVVSPEGPEHRIFKDLLEYLQPGDVMVFNESRVIPARLYARKASGGTIEVLLLREKEHKVWSAYLKPARKANSTLYFGDGTLTAEVTGTLEDGARLLTFNEDIKPHLHALGTLPLPPYIQNTVAGERYQTVYSRTEGSVAAPTAGLHFTPELLSRIDAMGVERHHLTLHVGAGTFKPISGSIHEHVMHEEQFVIFEETAAAINRARKEGRRVIAVGTTTVRALESAVQNGEVQAGAGETRIFIHPPYTFQVPDLLITNFHLPHSTLLLLVGAFAGEKQIAEAYQTAIAESYRFYSLGDAMLLYGNSDSGSAL
- a CDS encoding M3 family metallopeptidase, with the protein product MNDNPLLSLGFDLPFEDIKPEHFEAAIDVQIQQAEQELKDLLEVQGERTYLNTLKAYDRLAEPLTRSYILLLHLNSVVTGPEVRATLQAVQPKVTSFFTRFSLSQPLYQALKDYAATPDAQFLTGAKRRLLELALDDFRRSGADLPAEKKQRMEEINMRLSEICTQFSQNVVDSTAEFEHLIEDESKLAGLPASARAAARQNAESKGKPGWRFTLQQPSYLPVIFYLDDPEIRKAMYTAYNQRGSEDPYNNEPLINEILALRKEKAELLGYQDFADLVLEDRMAKNGARALQFEQDMTLKIRPFFERENAELMEYRRALEGEDAPELEPWDVSYYAEKLRKASYDFDEEALKPYFAVDRVMAGLFEITRRVYGVTIQEVKGVQVWHPEVKTYEIYNEAGQLLARFFADWFPRESKRSGAWMNSFMTGDRDGAFEPHLCLMCGNLTPPVGDEPALLTHSDVETIFHEWGHLIHHALSDVEVKKLAGTNVAWDFVELPSQIMENWAWEREALDLFAHHHQTGETIPDELFEKMVAARNFRAASVAMRQLSLGTTDLMLHMKYNPEADGSVLDYSRNLLGQFMAVKPGAEFKMITAFTHLFASPVGYGAGYYSYKWAEVLDADAFSRFREEGIFNRATGQDFLDKILSRGASEDPAKLFRDFMGRDPNPDALLERSGLLV
- the rpe gene encoding ribulose-phosphate 3-epimerase codes for the protein MTRLQIAPSILSADFSRLGLDLQEAETAGSTWVHIDVMDGQFVPNITIGPLIVEAVKRSCNLYRDVHLMVDRPERYIADFVQAGAQNITVHAEATPHLHRAVHLIRELGAQAGVALNPGTPLEMIRPLLPDLDLALIMTVNPGFGGQKFIPAALERIRTLRSWLDEVNPTCHLEVDGGVNLQTVESVVRAGANILVAGSAVFNPGGIARNFKALTEAACACV